A window from Balaenoptera musculus isolate JJ_BM4_2016_0621 chromosome 8, mBalMus1.pri.v3, whole genome shotgun sequence encodes these proteins:
- the RPS13 gene encoding 40S ribosomal protein S13, giving the protein MGRMHAPGKGLSQSALPYRRSVPTWLKLTSDDVKEQIYKLAKKGLTPSQIGVILRDSHGVAQVRFVTGNKILRILKSKGLAPDLPEDLYHLIKKAVAVRKHLERNRKDKDAKFRLILIESRIHRLARYYKTKRVLPPNWKYESSTASALVA; this is encoded by the exons ATGGGTCGTATGCATGCTCCCGG GAAGGGCCTGTCCCAGTCGGCTCTGCCCTACCGCCGCAGCGTCCCCACC TGGCTGAAGCTGACGTCTGATGACGTGAAGGAGCAGATCTACAAACTGGCCAAGAAGGGCCTGACTCCCTCGCAAATAG GTGTGATCCTGAGGGACTCACATGGTGTTGCACAAGTACGTTTTGTGACAGGCAATAAAATCTTGAGAATTCTTAAGTCCAAAGGACTTGCTCCTGATCTTCCTGAGGATCTCTATCATTTAATTAAGAAAGCTGTTGCTGTTCGAAAGCATCTcgagagaaacagaaag gataaaGATGCTAAATTCCGTCTGATTCTGATTGAGAGCCGTATTCACCGGTTGGCTCGATATTACAAGACCAAACGAGTCCTCCCCCCCAATTGGAAATA cgAGTCGTCCACAGCCTCTGCCCTGGTTGCATAA